In Papaver somniferum cultivar HN1 chromosome 1, ASM357369v1, whole genome shotgun sequence, a genomic segment contains:
- the LOC113332797 gene encoding uncharacterized protein LOC113332797 has protein sequence MLLDLILGSYATFMARSIRASSRNRLTTSPPLPSLPSSYSPLASEEASNGDSFCHFPFKSFHGCTDGVKGRGYAKGSIIRHLHDKHLSSEVNKEFCGELIVKHQHIQRAWEKVLMCLRMWLYCRCMHLHAWSMSCNGKEGVIHGDVVSGPLNGEDAEYLFHGLAISSEVNAVCSDTSNVMVCVASEVNDGDVAEEPACPLSTELLNSVFQRQFTTVTCIPHQCRLSFSRTLKFCLDKVILNPANSNAWLQLISLPIFTLALYRPKNSAEEKSGKRKRLQVAAINHVLSIWKEPNGCRVLVEKCYSSLSVLGLSKKMRRSRVRLT, from the exons ATGTTGctagatttgattttg GGTTCCTATGCAACCTTCATGGCTAGATCAATTAGAGCTTCTTCCCGAAACCGGTTGACAACATCACCTCCCCTGCCTTCCCTGCCATCTTCTTATTCACCTTTGGCCTCAGAAGAAGCTAGTAATGGTGATAGCTTCTGCCATTTCCCATTCAAGAGCTTTCATGGATGTACAGACGGGGTAAAGGGTAGGGGTTATGCCAAGGGATCCATCATTCGGCATTTACACGACAAACATCTTTCTTCTGAAGTTAACAAGGAATTCTGCGGAGAACTGATTGTCAAGCATCAACATATACAACGTgcatgggagaaagttcttatgTGCTTACGGATGTGGTTGTATTGTAGGTGTATGCACCTACATGCCTGGTCGATGTCGTGCAATGGAAAGGAAGGAGTGATTCACGGAGATGTTGTTTCAGGTCCACTCAATGGTGAAGACGCTGAGTATCTCTTCCACGGACTAGCTATATCTTCTGAGGTTAATGCTGTTTGTTCGGATACTTCAAACGTTATGGTTTGTGTTGCTTCTGAGGTGAACGATGGAGACGTTGCAGAAGAGCCTGCCTGTCCTCTTTCTACGGAGTTGCTTAACTCTGTTTTTCAGCGACAATTCACAACAGTAACGTGTATTCCTCATCAGTGTCGGTTATCTTTTTCAAGAACTCTGAAATTCTGTCTTGACAAAGTTATCCTTAATCCAGCTAACTCGAATGCTTGGTTGCAGCTGATATCACTCCCTATTTTTACATTAGCACTCTATAGGCCGAAAAACTCAGCCGAGGAAAAATCTGGTAAGCGGAAGCGTCTTCAAGTTGCTGCCATAAACCATGTTCTATCAATTTGGAAAGAGCCCAATGGCTGTCGTGTTTTGGTAGAAAAATGCTACAGCTCCCTGTCCGTTTTGGGCCTAAGCAAAAAGATGAGAAGAAGCAGGGTTCGGCTAACTTAA